Proteins from one Chroococcidiopsis sp. CCMEE 29 genomic window:
- a CDS encoding FIST N-terminal domain-containing protein codes for MADTMQWANALSTRPSLEAAVAEVVERASSSLQAPADLGLVFISSAFTSEYPRLLPLLHERLSVPVLIGCGGGGIIGMTQQGQMQELEGLPALSLSLAHLPGVKVQAFHIVGEELPDLDSPPDAWVELIGVPPSPTPQFILLSDPFSSQINDLLQGLDFAYPGSVSVGGLANGSLMGGRIGLFINQRLYREGTVGVALSGNIVLETIVAQGCRPIGQPYQVSKGERNIVLELEEQPPLEVLQDLIENLSESDRQLAQQSLFVGIARDEFKQNLEHGDFLIRTLLGVDPKLGAIAIGDRVRPGQRIQFHLRDAQTSAEDLEWLLQRYQKQTHSHPAAAGALLFSCLGRGEGLYNKPNFDSQLFSRYLDNIPLGGFFCGGEIGPVGGRTFLHGYTSVFGICRQP; via the coding sequence ATGGCAGACACAATGCAGTGGGCAAATGCCCTGTCAACCCGTCCTTCTCTAGAGGCAGCTGTTGCAGAAGTGGTGGAACGCGCTTCCTCATCTTTACAAGCACCGGCAGATTTAGGGCTAGTATTTATTTCGTCTGCTTTTACCAGTGAGTATCCTCGGCTGCTCCCCTTGCTACACGAACGGCTGTCGGTGCCAGTGCTAATTGGCTGTGGTGGTGGCGGCATCATTGGTATGACTCAGCAGGGGCAGATGCAAGAACTAGAAGGCTTGCCAGCTCTGAGCTTAAGCCTAGCACACCTGCCTGGAGTCAAGGTGCAAGCTTTTCATATTGTGGGGGAAGAATTACCTGACCTAGATAGCCCTCCTGATGCTTGGGTAGAGCTAATTGGTGTACCACCTTCACCTACACCGCAGTTCATTTTGCTAAGCGATCCCTTCTCGTCTCAAATCAATGACTTACTCCAAGGGCTAGATTTTGCTTATCCTGGCTCGGTTTCCGTGGGAGGATTGGCTAATGGTAGCTTGATGGGTGGTCGAATTGGTTTATTTATTAATCAGCGGCTCTATAGAGAAGGAACGGTTGGCGTAGCTTTGAGTGGGAACATTGTTTTAGAAACGATAGTAGCGCAGGGATGCCGCCCAATTGGCCAGCCCTACCAGGTGAGTAAAGGAGAGCGCAATATTGTGCTGGAACTCGAAGAGCAACCGCCACTAGAAGTGCTGCAGGATTTGATTGAAAATCTCAGCGAGTCAGACAGACAATTAGCACAGCAATCTTTGTTTGTCGGTATAGCGCGAGATGAATTTAAGCAGAATTTAGAGCATGGGGACTTTTTAATCCGCACTTTGCTGGGGGTAGATCCCAAACTTGGGGCGATCGCAATTGGCGATCGGGTTCGTCCTGGTCAACGTATTCAGTTCCACCTGCGAGATGCTCAAACTTCTGCTGAGGATCTAGAATGGCTCCTCCAAAGGTATCAAAAACAAACTCATTCTCACCCCGCTGCTGCCGGTGCACTACTGTTCTCCTGTCTAGGGCGAGGAGAAGGACTATACAACAAACCGAATTTTGATTCTCAGCTATTTAGTCGCTACCTGGATAATATTCCTTTGGGAGGGTTCTTCTGTGGTGGTGAAATTGGTCCTGTTGGAGGCAGAACATTCCTCCACGGCTATACTTCGGTATTTGGAATCTGTCGTCAGCCTTGA
- the trmB gene encoding tRNA (guanosine(46)-N7)-methyltransferase TrmB gives MAPVRVRQHVNPLSQKYQTPVSSVDWEKVYTIPTQPLHLDIGCGKGRFLLSMATLEPNWNFLGLEIREPLVQEANHWRHELGLTNLHYVFCNVNNSLRSLLSSLPSGTLQRVTIQFPDPWFKNRHAKRRVVQPHLVAELATYLASGGIVFLQSDVKGVAEEMRDRFEAHPSFQRQGEQWLAENPLPVPTEREKSTLSRREPVYRAVFVRF, from the coding sequence TTGGCACCTGTGCGAGTACGTCAACACGTTAATCCATTGTCACAGAAGTATCAGACACCAGTTAGCTCTGTTGATTGGGAGAAGGTTTATACAATTCCTACTCAACCGCTGCATTTGGATATTGGGTGCGGGAAAGGGCGGTTTTTGTTGAGCATGGCGACATTGGAACCAAATTGGAATTTTCTGGGGTTAGAAATTCGGGAACCCTTGGTCCAGGAGGCAAATCATTGGCGGCACGAGTTGGGACTGACTAATTTGCACTATGTGTTTTGTAATGTCAATAATTCGCTGCGATCGCTTCTTAGTTCTCTCCCCTCTGGAACATTGCAGCGGGTGACGATCCAGTTTCCTGATCCCTGGTTTAAAAATCGACACGCTAAACGGCGAGTGGTGCAACCACACTTAGTAGCAGAATTAGCAACTTACCTTGCTAGTGGGGGGATTGTATTTCTCCAGTCGGATGTTAAAGGAGTGGCAGAGGAAATGCGCGATCGCTTTGAGGCTCACCCCTCTTTCCAAAGACAAGGTGAACAATGGTTGGCAGAAAACCCGTTACCCGTTCCTACTGAACGGGAAAAATCCACACTGTCACGGAGAGAACCTGTTTATCGAGCCGTGTTTGTTCGGTTTTAA
- a CDS encoding phospholipid carrier-dependent glycosyltransferase has product MFFFKKPSIQQFPWFWMGMAAVFLLSATLRFWGLSRFNTLVFDEVYYAKFANNYLTHTQFFNAHPPLSQYLIAIGIWIGSHLPFGQDTVNPLTGSLRSTWSYRWLNALTGSFIPLVVAGIAYQINHRRSYAFIAALFAATDGLFLVESRYALNNVYLVIFGLLGQLFLLLGLARQHRRRGLWLALAGISFGASAAIKWNGLWFLLGAYLIWMAAWVIRWLQRLQPAYLSYSQARIQTPLQNLTQLKIWHILFYLGIIPVLTYSISWIPHLLLIPKPGFWEMQKQILMYHQRIGSGPEVHPYCSAWYTWPLMLRPVAYFYKTAQNATADSKVIYDVHAIGNPILWWLSTATILFLLWILAQSVISWVIGNRQVPYSRPSLPITWTALYLVLNWLANWLPWARVTRCIFLYHYMGASVFSGLALAWLVDQWLHNYRSELRALGVTIIFLILLAFVFWMPIYLGLPLSPASYGLRMWFRSWI; this is encoded by the coding sequence ATGTTCTTCTTCAAAAAGCCTTCTATCCAGCAATTCCCGTGGTTCTGGATGGGGATGGCTGCTGTGTTCTTACTCAGCGCCACCTTGCGATTTTGGGGATTAAGCCGATTTAACACTCTAGTATTCGATGAAGTTTACTACGCCAAATTTGCTAACAACTATCTCACCCATACCCAGTTTTTTAATGCTCATCCGCCCCTGAGTCAATACCTAATAGCAATTGGGATCTGGATTGGCAGCCATCTGCCATTTGGGCAAGATACAGTCAATCCTCTCACAGGTTCCTTACGTTCTACTTGGAGTTACCGTTGGCTAAATGCCCTGACTGGCTCATTCATTCCCTTGGTTGTGGCGGGAATTGCTTACCAAATTAATCACCGTCGCAGCTATGCCTTCATTGCCGCTTTATTTGCAGCCACTGACGGTCTGTTTTTGGTAGAGTCTCGCTACGCCTTAAATAATGTCTATTTGGTGATTTTTGGGCTACTAGGACAGTTGTTTTTATTACTAGGATTAGCAAGGCAGCATAGGCGACGTGGGTTATGGCTAGCTCTTGCTGGAATTAGTTTTGGCGCTTCAGCTGCGATTAAGTGGAATGGTTTGTGGTTTCTATTAGGTGCCTATTTGATTTGGATGGCGGCTTGGGTTATACGGTGGTTGCAGAGACTGCAACCCGCATATCTTAGTTACAGCCAAGCCAGAATTCAAACTCCCCTACAAAACCTAACTCAGCTAAAAATTTGGCACATTCTGTTTTATCTAGGCATCATCCCAGTCTTGACCTACAGCATTAGCTGGATTCCTCACCTACTGCTCATTCCTAAGCCCGGATTCTGGGAAATGCAAAAGCAGATTTTAATGTATCACCAACGGATTGGGAGTGGTCCTGAGGTGCATCCTTACTGTTCTGCTTGGTATACTTGGCCTTTGATGCTGCGCCCGGTTGCATACTTTTACAAAACAGCTCAAAATGCCACTGCTGACAGCAAAGTTATTTACGATGTTCACGCGATCGGCAATCCGATTTTATGGTGGCTCTCAACTGCTACTATCTTGTTTTTACTGTGGATACTGGCTCAAAGCGTAATTAGTTGGGTAATCGGCAATCGGCAAGTGCCTTACTCTCGCCCTTCACTTCCCATTACCTGGACTGCCCTTTACCTAGTTCTTAACTGGCTGGCTAACTGGCTACCTTGGGCAAGGGTTACTCGCTGTATATTTCTCTACCATTACATGGGTGCTTCTGTGTTTTCCGGGCTAGCCCTCGCATGGCTAGTTGACCAATGGCTGCACAATTACCGAAGTGAACTTAGGGCGCTAGGTGTCACTATTATCTTTCTCATCCTACTAGCATTTGTCTTTTGGATGCCCATTTATTTGGGGCTGCCATTATCTCCTGCAAGTTATGGATTGCGGATGTGGTTTCGTTCTTGGATCTAA
- the ppsA gene encoding phosphoenolpyruvate synthase — protein sequence MVTAAKEQSFQSAKERSLVLWLNEVGIDDISLVGGKNASLGEMIQQLAPRGVNVPNGFATTAYAYRYFIQAAGLEEKLRSLFSDLDIEDVNNLRQRGKQARSLLLNTPFPDELKEAIATAYDKLCETYGADTDVAVRSSATAEDLPDASFAGQQETYLNINGIEAVLAACHRCFASLFTDRAISYRQSRGFDHFSVALSVGVQKMVRSDLASSGVMFSIDTETGFKNAALVTAAYGLGENIVQGAINPDEYYVFKPTLQQGFRPILAKRLGTKEFKMIYDIGGSKFTKNVPVLPSEREKFVLQDEEILQLAHWACLIEEHYSQVRSTDTPMDIEWAKDGITGELFIVQARPETVQSQRSKNVLRSYHLQDQGEVLITGRSVGASIGQGKATVIIDVNKIDHFRDGEVLVTDKTDPDWEPILKKASAIVTNQGGRTCHAAIIAREMGIPAIVGCGNATTVLKSGQEVTISCAEGEEGRVYQGLLPFAVKEVALENLPRTRTKILMNVGNPSEAFSLAAIPNDGVGLTRLEFIIANQIQVHPLALLHYDELEDESVKAKIEELTALYEDKPRYFVEKLAQGVGTLAAAFYPNPVVVRMSDFKTNEYANLLGGKQFEPKEENPMLGWRGAARYYDRRYRSAYALECQALKQVREEMGLTNVIPMIPFCRTPEEGRRVLAEMAKHGLERGKNGLEVYVMCELPNNVIMAEEFSKVFDGFSIGSNDLTQLTLGLDRDSALVADLFDERNEGVKRMVKMAITTAKKNGRKIGICGQAPSDYPEFAQFLVELGIDSISLNPDSVLKTLLMVAEVEAKTLS from the coding sequence ATGGTTACAGCGGCTAAAGAACAGTCTTTCCAGTCCGCCAAAGAGCGATCGCTCGTTCTTTGGTTGAATGAAGTTGGGATCGACGATATCTCTCTGGTGGGTGGCAAGAATGCTTCACTCGGAGAAATGATCCAACAGCTAGCTCCGCGTGGAGTCAATGTTCCCAACGGGTTTGCGACCACAGCTTATGCCTATCGTTACTTCATTCAGGCGGCTGGGTTAGAAGAGAAACTGCGATCGCTGTTTTCTGACCTCGATATAGAGGATGTTAACAACTTACGGCAACGAGGCAAGCAAGCTCGGTCACTGCTGCTAAACACGCCATTCCCAGACGAATTAAAAGAAGCGATCGCCACCGCTTACGATAAACTGTGTGAAACTTACGGTGCCGATACAGATGTAGCTGTCCGCTCCAGTGCTACCGCTGAAGACCTCCCGGATGCCAGTTTTGCGGGTCAGCAGGAAACCTACCTCAACATTAACGGCATCGAAGCAGTTTTGGCAGCCTGTCATCGCTGTTTTGCCTCCTTGTTTACCGATCGTGCCATTTCCTACCGCCAAAGTCGGGGATTCGACCACTTCAGTGTTGCTCTTTCGGTTGGAGTGCAAAAAATGGTGCGCTCCGATCTGGCATCCTCGGGGGTGATGTTCTCCATTGACACCGAAACTGGCTTCAAAAATGCCGCCTTAGTTACAGCCGCTTATGGTTTGGGGGAAAACATTGTCCAAGGAGCCATCAACCCTGATGAATACTATGTTTTTAAACCAACCTTACAACAAGGATTTCGTCCGATTTTGGCAAAAAGACTGGGGACGAAAGAGTTCAAAATGATCTATGACATTGGTGGCTCTAAATTCACCAAAAATGTCCCCGTACTGCCGAGTGAACGGGAAAAATTTGTCCTCCAAGATGAAGAAATTCTCCAACTAGCACACTGGGCTTGCTTAATTGAGGAACACTATTCTCAGGTGCGCAGCACAGATACACCAATGGACATCGAGTGGGCGAAGGATGGCATCACCGGCGAACTATTTATCGTCCAAGCCCGTCCGGAAACGGTACAATCCCAGCGGAGCAAGAATGTCCTGCGTAGCTACCACCTTCAGGATCAGGGTGAGGTGCTCATAACAGGGCGTAGTGTCGGCGCTTCCATCGGTCAGGGGAAAGCCACAGTCATTATAGATGTGAATAAAATCGACCATTTCCGCGATGGAGAAGTCTTGGTAACGGATAAGACTGATCCGGATTGGGAACCAATTTTGAAAAAAGCGAGTGCGATCGTCACTAATCAAGGCGGACGCACCTGCCACGCCGCGATTATTGCTCGTGAGATGGGTATCCCAGCCATTGTCGGCTGCGGCAATGCCACAACTGTGTTGAAATCCGGTCAAGAAGTGACGATTTCTTGTGCTGAAGGGGAAGAGGGACGAGTTTATCAGGGACTGCTGCCGTTTGCGGTGAAAGAGGTAGCGCTGGAAAACCTGCCCCGCACCCGTACCAAAATCTTGATGAATGTAGGCAATCCGTCTGAAGCGTTCAGTCTTGCTGCCATTCCCAATGATGGCGTAGGTTTGACTCGGTTAGAGTTTATTATTGCTAATCAAATCCAGGTACATCCTCTAGCGCTGCTTCACTATGACGAATTGGAGGATGAATCCGTTAAAGCAAAAATTGAGGAACTAACGGCGCTTTATGAAGACAAGCCACGGTACTTTGTGGAGAAGCTAGCTCAAGGGGTGGGTACGCTCGCTGCTGCCTTCTACCCCAATCCGGTAGTGGTGCGGATGAGTGACTTCAAAACGAATGAATATGCCAATCTCTTAGGTGGGAAACAATTTGAACCGAAGGAAGAAAACCCCATGCTGGGATGGCGGGGTGCTGCTCGCTACTACGATCGACGCTACCGTAGTGCTTATGCCTTGGAGTGTCAGGCGCTGAAACAGGTGCGGGAAGAAATGGGTTTAACAAATGTAATCCCGATGATTCCGTTCTGTCGAACACCGGAAGAAGGTCGTCGGGTGTTGGCGGAAATGGCGAAACACGGTTTGGAGCGAGGCAAGAACGGTCTAGAAGTCTATGTGATGTGTGAGTTGCCCAACAATGTGATAATGGCTGAGGAGTTTAGTAAAGTATTTGATGGGTTTTCCATCGGTTCAAATGACTTAACTCAGCTGACATTGGGTTTAGACCGGGATTCGGCACTGGTTGCTGATTTGTTTGATGAGCGTAATGAGGGTGTGAAGCGGATGGTGAAGATGGCGATCACCACAGCTAAAAAGAACGGTCGCAAAATTGGCATCTGCGGTCAAGCTCCCAGCGATTACCCTGAGTTTGCCCAGTTTTTGGTTGAACTGGGTATTGACTCAATCAGTCTCAACCCTGATTCTGTACTAAAGACGCTGCTTATGGTAGCTGAAGTAGAAGCGAAAACACTGAGCTAG
- the gap gene encoding type I glyceraldehyde-3-phosphate dehydrogenase — MKRVAINGFGRIGRAFLRIAHSKPELEVVAINDIALKPDVAAYLLQYDSVYRRFPAEVGYDEKGLIIGDQRIDLLAERDPAALAWKSMGIDVVIESTGIFRTVEKAGMHLQAGAKKVIISAPAKGSSVPTFVYGVNHETYDRDRDNVISAASCTTNCLTPIAKILHDEFGIEKALMTTVHAYTADQRLVDMGHPEEWARGRGAAQNIVPTTTGAATAVALVLPELKGRLDGMALRVPTATGSVTDLSAVLEKSVTVDEVNEAFRHYATNGMSGILKVSEVPLVSSDCIGDGHSAVVNLPSTNVLGQNFVKVLAYYDNEWGYTNRLVDLASYV, encoded by the coding sequence ATGAAAAGAGTAGCCATCAACGGATTTGGACGGATCGGACGCGCTTTCTTACGCATCGCCCATTCCAAGCCAGAGTTAGAAGTCGTAGCCATCAACGACATTGCCTTGAAACCGGATGTAGCCGCATACCTACTGCAATACGACTCTGTATATCGGCGCTTTCCTGCTGAAGTAGGCTACGACGAAAAAGGTCTGATTATTGGTGACCAGCGAATTGACTTGTTAGCTGAAAGAGATCCAGCTGCCCTTGCCTGGAAGTCAATGGGAATTGATGTCGTTATCGAGTCTACCGGAATATTTCGCACTGTCGAAAAAGCTGGAATGCACCTACAAGCGGGAGCCAAAAAAGTAATTATCAGTGCGCCAGCCAAAGGTTCCTCGGTGCCAACTTTTGTGTATGGCGTTAATCATGAAACTTACGATCGCGATCGAGACAACGTAATTTCTGCTGCTTCTTGTACAACCAACTGCCTAACACCGATCGCCAAAATTCTACATGACGAGTTTGGCATTGAGAAAGCACTGATGACTACAGTCCACGCCTACACAGCCGATCAGCGTTTGGTAGACATGGGACATCCTGAAGAGTGGGCGCGGGGTCGTGGTGCAGCGCAGAATATCGTCCCCACAACTACAGGAGCCGCTACTGCTGTAGCATTGGTCTTGCCTGAACTGAAAGGGCGGCTTGATGGTATGGCTTTGCGTGTCCCCACTGCTACTGGCTCAGTGACAGACTTAAGTGCAGTGTTAGAAAAATCGGTCACAGTTGATGAGGTAAATGAAGCTTTTCGCCATTACGCTACGAATGGTATGAGCGGAATTCTTAAGGTGAGTGAGGTACCCTTAGTGTCCTCAGACTGTATAGGCGATGGTCACTCAGCAGTTGTGAATCTACCCTCAACGAATGTTCTTGGCCAAAACTTCGTCAAAGTGCTGGCATATTATGACAACGAGTGGGGCTATACGAATCGTCTGGTGGATTTGGCTAGCTACGTTTAG
- a CDS encoding methyltransferase domain-containing protein, with protein MNEAKLKTFVEQMVTDMAAAMSGVMTNIGHKLGFYKAMAGAGPLTPAQLAQKTNTHERYVLEWLNNQAAGGYVTYDPSSGTYELPDEQAMVLANLDSPVFMAPGVDTISSVWLDEDKVIDAFRTGKGIGWHEHHHRLFCGTEAFFRTGYRFHLTTEWIPALEGVEAKLKAGAKVADVGCGHGASTIVMAQAYPNSTFFGFDYHDESIETARQRAKEAGVADRVKFEVAAAKNFPGSGYDLVCFMDCLHDMGDPVGAAKHTRQVLAQDGTVLLVEPFAGRNIEDNLNPVGRLFYAASTAVCTPCSLSQEVGLGLGAQAGERRLSEVMAEAGFTRFRRATQTPFNLVLEARP; from the coding sequence ATGAATGAAGCAAAGCTTAAAACATTCGTGGAGCAGATGGTCACCGATATGGCTGCTGCTATGTCAGGCGTGATGACTAACATTGGACACAAACTCGGTTTTTACAAGGCGATGGCGGGTGCAGGTCCTCTAACACCTGCCCAGTTAGCGCAAAAAACCAATACTCACGAACGCTATGTGCTGGAATGGTTGAATAATCAAGCTGCTGGAGGCTACGTCACCTACGACCCCAGCAGTGGCACCTACGAGTTACCGGATGAACAGGCAATGGTACTAGCTAACCTAGACAGTCCGGTATTTATGGCTCCCGGTGTCGACACCATCTCTTCTGTGTGGTTGGACGAGGATAAAGTTATCGATGCCTTCCGAACTGGTAAGGGCATCGGCTGGCACGAACATCATCACCGACTGTTCTGTGGTACTGAAGCCTTTTTCCGCACGGGCTATCGATTTCACTTGACAACTGAATGGATTCCTGCTCTCGAAGGAGTCGAAGCAAAGTTGAAGGCAGGAGCGAAAGTGGCTGATGTAGGCTGCGGTCACGGTGCCTCCACTATTGTCATGGCTCAGGCTTATCCAAACTCCACCTTTTTCGGCTTCGACTATCACGATGAGTCAATTGAAACGGCTCGTCAACGAGCCAAGGAAGCCGGAGTTGCTGATCGAGTTAAATTTGAGGTTGCCGCTGCCAAGAATTTTCCTGGCTCTGGCTACGATTTGGTTTGCTTCATGGATTGTCTCCACGATATGGGAGATCCGGTGGGGGCTGCCAAACATACTCGGCAAGTGCTGGCGCAAGATGGGACAGTGTTGCTCGTAGAACCGTTCGCTGGCAGGAACATTGAGGACAACCTCAATCCTGTGGGTCGGCTGTTTTATGCTGCTTCAACGGCAGTCTGCACGCCCTGCTCGCTGTCCCAAGAAGTAGGACTCGGACTCGGAGCGCAAGCGGGCGAACGCAGGCTCTCTGAAGTTATGGCTGAGGCTGGGTTTACGCGCTTCCGCCGCGCCACGCAGACTCCGTTCAATCTCGTCTTAGAGGCGCGACCTTAA
- a CDS encoding FAD-binding oxidoreductase, whose amino-acid sequence MVNPSVTTTTGEETVLEEAVVEALKSSLRGELLRPGDAGYDDARPVWNGMIDRYPALIARCTGESDVITTVNFARTHNLLVAVRGGGHNVAGNATCDRGLVIDLSLMKSVRVDPKARVARVQGGATWGDVDRETQSFNLATPGGLVSETGIAGLTLGGGFGWLRGKYGLSCDNLISVDVVTADGQLLKASETENSDLFWAIRGGGGNFGIVTSFEYRLHPVGPEVMFVFVFHHGDKTRDALRFYREYCATAVDEVTSLAVCGIIPSKEPFPEEIYGMPFVLFAACYAGAVEEGKQVLQPLRDFSEPLIDFSGAMPYLQVQTIFDEDYPAHKLRYYWKALNLKEMSDEAIARIVEHARSQVSPLATTDIWQISGAVRQIGEAETAFSGRQAAFMFNVEANWIDPQEDEANITWVRQFVDAMQEFSDGSRYFNFPGFLEEGDAAVQATFGAKYERLVALKNKYDPTNLFRLNQNIKPTGAVSYS is encoded by the coding sequence ATGGTAAACCCATCTGTTACTACCACTACAGGTGAAGAAACCGTCCTTGAGGAAGCAGTAGTGGAGGCATTGAAGTCAAGCCTGCGCGGTGAGTTGCTGCGTCCTGGTGATGCAGGCTATGACGACGCTCGCCCAGTCTGGAACGGCATGATTGATCGCTACCCAGCACTCATCGCCCGTTGCACTGGCGAGTCGGATGTCATCACTACTGTCAACTTTGCCCGCACTCACAATCTGCTGGTAGCCGTGCGCGGCGGTGGTCACAACGTTGCTGGCAACGCCACGTGCGATCGCGGTCTGGTCATTGACTTATCACTAATGAAGAGTGTCCGCGTAGATCCCAAAGCTCGTGTAGCTCGTGTCCAGGGAGGTGCTACTTGGGGCGACGTTGACCGGGAGACCCAAAGCTTCAACTTGGCGACTCCCGGCGGTCTGGTTTCGGAAACAGGAATTGCTGGATTAACCCTGGGTGGAGGCTTCGGCTGGCTGCGTGGTAAGTACGGTCTAAGCTGCGATAATCTCATCTCAGTAGATGTCGTCACGGCAGACGGTCAACTCCTGAAGGCGAGCGAGACGGAGAACAGCGATCTTTTCTGGGCTATTCGCGGTGGCGGCGGCAACTTCGGCATCGTCACCTCGTTTGAGTACCGCCTCCATCCTGTCGGTCCAGAAGTCATGTTTGTGTTTGTCTTTCATCACGGCGACAAGACGAGGGATGCATTGCGCTTTTACCGGGAATACTGTGCCACGGCTGTCGATGAGGTTACTTCCCTGGCCGTCTGCGGCATCATCCCCAGCAAGGAGCCATTTCCTGAGGAAATTTATGGCATGCCCTTTGTCCTGTTTGCTGCTTGCTATGCCGGTGCCGTTGAGGAAGGCAAGCAAGTCCTGCAACCCTTACGGGATTTCAGCGAACCCCTCATCGACTTCAGCGGAGCTATGCCTTATCTACAAGTGCAAACTATCTTTGATGAAGACTACCCGGCTCACAAGTTGCGCTACTACTGGAAAGCACTCAACTTGAAGGAAATGAGTGACGAAGCGATCGCCCGCATCGTCGAGCATGCTAGAAGCCAGGTATCACCACTAGCCACCACAGATATCTGGCAGATTAGCGGAGCCGTTCGCCAAATTGGTGAAGCGGAAACTGCTTTCAGCGGTCGTCAAGCTGCCTTCATGTTCAATGTCGAGGCAAACTGGATAGACCCGCAAGAGGATGAGGCGAATATTACTTGGGTGCGCCAATTCGTCGATGCCATGCAGGAGTTCTCTGACGGTAGCCGCTACTTCAATTTCCCCGGATTCCTGGAGGAAGGTGATGCGGCGGTGCAAGCAACGTTTGGAGCCAAATATGAACGTCTGGTTGCCCTGAAAAACAAATACGATCCGACCAACTTGTTCCGCTTGAACCAGAACATCAAGCCAACCGGGGCTGTGTCCTATAGTTGA
- a CDS encoding PhzF family phenazine biosynthesis protein, with protein MARYKFYTADVFTNVIFGGNQLAVFPDGRGIPDSLMQKIAREFNLSETAFVFPPKEPRHTKQLRIFTPATELPFAGHPTVGTAYVLATIGEILLEEETTKVVFEEGVGPVGVAIHSQNGKPVSAYLTAAQLPQSGPNPPEPSTLAAILCLNEDDLLVGEWSSAAVSCGVPFLFVPVRDRDALRRASVNREHWNSHLKSFWAPHLYVFCFEPERQGSDLRARMFAPAMGIEEDPATGAAASALAGYLGVRNSISSGVLQWTVEQGFEMGRPSILDVQAEKVDGQIVAVRVGGQSVMVSEGAIEIPEGLLKND; from the coding sequence ATGGCAAGATACAAATTTTACACTGCGGATGTGTTTACTAATGTTATTTTCGGCGGTAACCAACTGGCAGTGTTTCCAGATGGACGAGGAATTCCTGACAGCCTGATGCAGAAAATAGCTAGGGAATTTAACTTATCGGAGACAGCGTTCGTGTTTCCGCCCAAAGAACCTCGCCATACCAAGCAACTAAGAATTTTCACACCTGCTACTGAACTGCCTTTCGCCGGACACCCGACCGTTGGTACAGCTTACGTTTTGGCTACCATTGGTGAGATTCTGCTGGAAGAGGAAACTACGAAAGTTGTATTTGAGGAGGGAGTTGGTCCGGTCGGTGTCGCGATCCATTCACAAAATGGCAAGCCTGTATCAGCATATCTCACGGCTGCTCAACTGCCGCAATCTGGTCCGAATCCTCCTGAACCATCGACCCTTGCCGCAATCCTCTGTTTGAATGAAGACGATCTTCTCGTTGGGGAGTGGAGTTCAGCTGCTGTTTCGTGTGGGGTTCCCTTCCTGTTTGTCCCAGTGCGCGATCGCGATGCGCTGCGTCGGGCATCCGTAAATCGGGAACATTGGAACAGCCACCTGAAATCGTTCTGGGCTCCCCATCTGTACGTGTTCTGCTTCGAGCCCGAACGTCAAGGCTCGGATTTACGGGCGCGAATGTTTGCGCCAGCGATGGGTATTGAGGAAGATCCTGCTACAGGTGCAGCTGCATCTGCCCTGGCTGGGTATCTTGGCGTTCGCAACTCCATCTCTAGCGGTGTACTTCAGTGGACGGTGGAGCAGGGCTTTGAAATGGGTCGTCCCAGCATCCTAGATGTGCAAGCGGAGAAGGTAGATGGGCAAATAGTAGCGGTACGGGTTGGCGGTCAATCGGTCATGGTGAGTGAAGGAGCGATTGAGATCCCAGAAGGATTGCTGAAAAATGATTGA
- a CDS encoding GNAT family N-acetyltransferase: protein MIERQFAQLMECMDEPIRITTQRLEAIALYPELARAAVVDRDKLSRMLNAKVPDEFPPESMADVMEYFAQRLEADPNLVGWWGWYLVRHEPGRERVLIGTAGFNGYPDQDGNLLMGYAVLSSYEGQGYATEAVGGLLKWAFQHPQVMAVTAETFPEHKASIRVMEKNNMVFLGAGSEEGTVKYGIRRVTT, encoded by the coding sequence ATGATTGAGCGACAATTTGCTCAGTTGATGGAATGTATGGATGAACCAATTCGAATCACAACGCAACGATTAGAGGCGATCGCCCTCTATCCCGAACTGGCACGAGCCGCCGTTGTAGACCGAGACAAGCTATCTCGGATGCTAAATGCCAAAGTGCCGGATGAATTTCCGCCTGAGAGCATGGCAGACGTAATGGAGTACTTTGCTCAACGCTTGGAAGCAGACCCAAATTTGGTCGGTTGGTGGGGCTGGTATCTAGTGCGGCATGAACCAGGTAGAGAACGGGTGTTGATTGGGACTGCTGGGTTTAATGGCTACCCCGACCAGGATGGCAACTTACTCATGGGATACGCGGTACTGAGTTCCTATGAGGGACAAGGTTATGCAACAGAAGCCGTTGGAGGACTGTTGAAATGGGCATTCCAGCATCCTCAAGTCATGGCTGTGACTGCTGAGACGTTTCCTGAGCACAAAGCCTCAATTCGAGTCATGGAAAAGAACAATATGGTTTTTTTGGGAGCAGGCAGTGAGGAGGGAACGGTTAAGTATGGGATTAGGCGCGTCACTACCTGA